The proteins below are encoded in one region of Apostichopus japonicus isolate 1M-3 chromosome 22, ASM3797524v1, whole genome shotgun sequence:
- the LOC139963453 gene encoding uncharacterized protein isoform X4 — MSLVRCPLASDVSPSLLTDPPPNLPTSSASTIFSTRTDSNWDLHFQLPEFSSAIVDKLQTGSPPLKEAERSAMLEAIYNAVKVYTYYPKTMQYERIIQKLFKVYPKLANQPNMSTGDVQSIWKIRLQYKFSNARKREDSSLPVVQSRKRVRPSLHLSQVPAARKTPPQWGMINYLPQRQESEDDKSIESHIQWLRRENTKKKPHYSRVTEAMSATFSDRRQLIVKEGVSVKQVQELYPWLFDEDEIILEFQRIGSSSITDLIHDGFTKYADAIVTTVKNKKSRPNLVDKAIGDILKYKDESTRHEATKYAAVIAVPTLVNEKLENMLSVVDETHEVKLPVIMEMFEGEEEVSSYTVKVDGFKVTESSNFMSAFAVYLATFYIFNLVYPTALKKTLNFYQRMILNIQDGLPVDKTVMRVVEKINMNM; from the exons ATGCCCTCTTGCTAGTGACGTGTCACCATCACTGTTGACAGATCCACCACCAAACCTCCCAACCTCATCTGCAAGTACAATTTTTTCAACTCGTACTGACTCCAACTGGGACCTTCATTTTCAGCTACCAGAGTTTTCATCGGCTATTGTTGATAAACTTCAAACTGGGTCTCCACCTCTGAAAGAAGCAGAACGGTCTGCGATGCTGGAAGCCATCTACAATGCAGTCAAAGTATATACTTA TTACCCGAAGACTATGCAGTATGAGCGTATTATTCAGAAGTTGTTTAAAGTCTACCCCAAGCTTGCCAACCAGCCAAATATGTCAACAGGAGATGTTCAG TCCATCTGGAAAATCAGACTTcaatacaaattttcaaatgcAAGGAAGAGGGAGGACAGCTCTCTCCCTGTGGTGCAGTCACGGAAAAGAGTGAGACCATCTCTTCATCTTTCCCAAGTGCCTGCTGCCCGAAAAACTCCACCACAATGGGGTATGATTAACTATCTCCCACAAAGACAAGAATCAGAGGATGACAAGTCCATTGAATCCCATATTCAGTGGTTGAGAAGGGAGAACACCAAGAAGAAACCTCACTACTCCAGGGTGACAGAGGCAATGTCAGCAACATTCTCAGATCGAAGACAACTGATTGTTAAAGAAGGTGTTTCTGTGAAGCAGGTCCAGGAGCTGTACCCATGGCTTTTCGATGAAGATGAG ATAATTTTGGAATTCCAGAGAATTGGATCCTCCTCAATTACGGACCTGATACATGATGGCTTCACCAAATATGCTGATGCTATTGTAACAACGGTGAAGAATAAGAAAAGCCGACCAAACCTTGTAGACAAAGCTATTGgagacattttgaaatataagGATGAGAGCACAAGGCATG aggcCACTAAATATGCTGCAGTGATTGCAGTACCAACCCTTGTTAACGAGAAGTTGGAAAATATGCTCTCGGTGGTTGATGAAACT CATGAAGTTAAACTTCCAGTGATCATGGAAATGTTTGAAGGTGAAGAAGAAGTCAGCAGCTACACAGTTAAAGTTGATGGCTTCAAAGTCACAgaatcatccaatttcatgtcAGCTTTTGCTGTCTACTTGGctacattttatatatttaacttgGTTTATCCAACAGCTCTGAAGAAAACCCTAAACTTCTACCAGAGGATGATTTTAAACATCCAGGATGGACTCCCAGTTGACAAGACAGTTATGAGAGTtgtagaaaaaataaatatgaatatgtaa